In Peromyscus eremicus chromosome 2, PerEre_H2_v1, whole genome shotgun sequence, a single genomic region encodes these proteins:
- the S100pbp gene encoding S100P-binding protein isoform X3, producing the protein MTCSLLPSEQSSGTSLLPKDNASFSWGSSDEDELDDSLLEFSDGEEDDGHFSFTEEEIEMLLKDDDGGHDEYGQRKCQILPVTPQENSLYSLGPAAETPGFFKLPQLSTSVGHGPTPSKSLNRHFVLEKNLIKVTVVAPFNPTVCDPVLDKDKIDSSKEKPASLGEQPREDDLHPSENKRCTELEGISNHSEVPNRGSSWKNSGSHKSGCEMRTPVVSSSSNRHAFDKDSGEVKGERRLGKVIPVLQTRTRMFSQSDLEKQKDIYLNKVIAHIEDPEDSNQGNMVTKEWLMKHGLRFHGNELTLGSCFEFS; encoded by the exons ATGACGTGCTCACTATTGCCCTCTGAACAGTCTTCTGGTACCTCTCTTTTGCCTAAAGACAATGCCTCATTTTCTTGGGGTTCCTCGGATGAAGATGAATTGGATGACTCCTTGTTGGAGTTTTCTGATGGGGAAGAAGATGATGGCCACTTCAGTTTCACAGAGGAAGAGATTGAGATGCTCTTGAAGGATGATGATGGTGGGCATGATGAGTATGGACAGAGAAAGTGTCAAATTCTACCTGTTACTCCTCAAGAAAATTCTTTGTACAGCTTGGGACCAGCAGCTGAGACCCCTGGCTTCTTCAAACTACCTCAACTAAGTACATCAGTTGGTCATGGACCAACTCCTAGTAAATCATTAAACAGACACTTTGTACTTGAAAAGAATCTTATAAAAGTAACTGTTGTTGCACCATTTAATCCAACAGTTTGTGATCCTGTGCTTGATAAGGACAAGATCGATTCCTCCAAAGAAAAACCTGCCTCCCTTGGGGAACAGCCGAGAGAAGATGATCTTCATCCTAGTGAGAATAAACGTTGCACTGAACTGGAAGGG ATCTCCAACCATTCAGAGGTACCTAACAGGGGATCGTCCTGGAAAAATAGTGGATCACATAAATCAGGTTGTGAAATGAGGACTCCAGTTGTGTCCAGTTCATCAAACAGA cATGCTTTTGACAAGGATTCTGGGGAGGTGAAAGGTGAGAGAAGACTAGGCAAAGTCATTCCTGTTCTCCAAACCAGAACCAG GATGTTTTCACAATCAGATCTAGAAAAACAGAAGGACATTTATCTCAACAAAGTCATTGCTCATATAGAAGACCCCGAGGACTCTAACCAAGGTAACATGGTGACCAAAGAGTGGCTTATGAAACATGGATTGAGGTTCCATGGTAATGAGCTTACACTGGGGAGTTGTTTTGAATTCTCTTaa
- the S100pbp gene encoding S100P-binding protein isoform X1, which translates to MTCSLLPSEQSSGTSLLPKDNASFSWGSSDEDELDDSLLEFSDGEEDDGHFSFTEEEIEMLLKDDDGGHDEYGQRKCQILPVTPQENSLYSLGPAAETPGFFKLPQLSTSVGHGPTPSKSLNRHFVLEKNLIKVTVVAPFNPTVCDPVLDKDKIDSSKEKPASLGEQPREDDLHPSENKRCTELEGVSPNNSAWDGPLLSSPSNNNTEQTASDKNIPESKKPTPVFSQISNHSEVPNRGSSWKNSGSHKSGCEMRTPVVSSSSNRHAFDKDSGEVKGERRLGKVIPVLQTRTRMFSQSDLEKQKDIYLNKVIAHIEDPEDSNQGNMVTKEWLMKHGLRFHGNELTLGSCFEFS; encoded by the exons ATGACGTGCTCACTATTGCCCTCTGAACAGTCTTCTGGTACCTCTCTTTTGCCTAAAGACAATGCCTCATTTTCTTGGGGTTCCTCGGATGAAGATGAATTGGATGACTCCTTGTTGGAGTTTTCTGATGGGGAAGAAGATGATGGCCACTTCAGTTTCACAGAGGAAGAGATTGAGATGCTCTTGAAGGATGATGATGGTGGGCATGATGAGTATGGACAGAGAAAGTGTCAAATTCTACCTGTTACTCCTCAAGAAAATTCTTTGTACAGCTTGGGACCAGCAGCTGAGACCCCTGGCTTCTTCAAACTACCTCAACTAAGTACATCAGTTGGTCATGGACCAACTCCTAGTAAATCATTAAACAGACACTTTGTACTTGAAAAGAATCTTATAAAAGTAACTGTTGTTGCACCATTTAATCCAACAGTTTGTGATCCTGTGCTTGATAAGGACAAGATCGATTCCTCCAAAGAAAAACCTGCCTCCCTTGGGGAACAGCCGAGAGAAGATGATCTTCATCCTAGTGAGAATAAACGTTGCACTGAACTGGAAGGGGTCAGTCCCAATAACTCTGCTTGGGATGGGCCCCTGCTTTCTTCTCCTTCAAACAATAACACCGAACAAACTGCCTCTGATAAAAATATACCTGAAAGTAAGAAACCTACTCCTGTGTTCTCTCAGATCTCCAACCATTCAGAGGTACCTAACAGGGGATCGTCCTGGAAAAATAGTGGATCACATAAATCAGGTTGTGAAATGAGGACTCCAGTTGTGTCCAGTTCATCAAACAGA cATGCTTTTGACAAGGATTCTGGGGAGGTGAAAGGTGAGAGAAGACTAGGCAAAGTCATTCCTGTTCTCCAAACCAGAACCAG GATGTTTTCACAATCAGATCTAGAAAAACAGAAGGACATTTATCTCAACAAAGTCATTGCTCATATAGAAGACCCCGAGGACTCTAACCAAGGTAACATGGTGACCAAAGAGTGGCTTATGAAACATGGATTGAGGTTCCATGGTAATGAGCTTACACTGGGGAGTTGTTTTGAATTCTCTTaa
- the S100pbp gene encoding S100P-binding protein isoform X4, whose protein sequence is MTCSLLPSEQSSGTSLLPKDNASFSWGSSDEDELDDSLLEFSDGEEDDGHFSFTEEEIEMLLKDDDGGHDEYGQRKCQILPVTPQENSLYSLGPAAETPGFFKLPQLICDPVLDKDKIDSSKEKPASLGEQPREDDLHPSENKRCTELEGISNHSEVPNRGSSWKNSGSHKSGCEMRTPVVSSSSNRHAFDKDSGEVKGERRLGKVIPVLQTRTRMFSQSDLEKQKDIYLNKVIAHIEDPEDSNQGNMVTKEWLMKHGLRFHGNELTLGSCFEFS, encoded by the exons ATGACGTGCTCACTATTGCCCTCTGAACAGTCTTCTGGTACCTCTCTTTTGCCTAAAGACAATGCCTCATTTTCTTGGGGTTCCTCGGATGAAGATGAATTGGATGACTCCTTGTTGGAGTTTTCTGATGGGGAAGAAGATGATGGCCACTTCAGTTTCACAGAGGAAGAGATTGAGATGCTCTTGAAGGATGATGATGGTGGGCATGATGAGTATGGACAGAGAAAGTGTCAAATTCTACCTGTTACTCCTCAAGAAAATTCTTTGTACAGCTTGGGACCAGCAGCTGAGACCCCTGGCTTCTTCAAACTACCTCAACTAA TTTGTGATCCTGTGCTTGATAAGGACAAGATCGATTCCTCCAAAGAAAAACCTGCCTCCCTTGGGGAACAGCCGAGAGAAGATGATCTTCATCCTAGTGAGAATAAACGTTGCACTGAACTGGAAGGG ATCTCCAACCATTCAGAGGTACCTAACAGGGGATCGTCCTGGAAAAATAGTGGATCACATAAATCAGGTTGTGAAATGAGGACTCCAGTTGTGTCCAGTTCATCAAACAGA cATGCTTTTGACAAGGATTCTGGGGAGGTGAAAGGTGAGAGAAGACTAGGCAAAGTCATTCCTGTTCTCCAAACCAGAACCAG GATGTTTTCACAATCAGATCTAGAAAAACAGAAGGACATTTATCTCAACAAAGTCATTGCTCATATAGAAGACCCCGAGGACTCTAACCAAGGTAACATGGTGACCAAAGAGTGGCTTATGAAACATGGATTGAGGTTCCATGGTAATGAGCTTACACTGGGGAGTTGTTTTGAATTCTCTTaa
- the S100pbp gene encoding S100P-binding protein isoform X2, with product MTCSLLPSEQSSGTSLLPKDNASFSWGSSDEDELDDSLLEFSDGEEDDGHFSFTEEEIEMLLKDDDGGHDEYGQRKCQILPVTPQENSLYSLGPAAETPGFFKLPQLICDPVLDKDKIDSSKEKPASLGEQPREDDLHPSENKRCTELEGVSPNNSAWDGPLLSSPSNNNTEQTASDKNIPESKKPTPVFSQISNHSEVPNRGSSWKNSGSHKSGCEMRTPVVSSSSNRHAFDKDSGEVKGERRLGKVIPVLQTRTRMFSQSDLEKQKDIYLNKVIAHIEDPEDSNQGNMVTKEWLMKHGLRFHGNELTLGSCFEFS from the exons ATGACGTGCTCACTATTGCCCTCTGAACAGTCTTCTGGTACCTCTCTTTTGCCTAAAGACAATGCCTCATTTTCTTGGGGTTCCTCGGATGAAGATGAATTGGATGACTCCTTGTTGGAGTTTTCTGATGGGGAAGAAGATGATGGCCACTTCAGTTTCACAGAGGAAGAGATTGAGATGCTCTTGAAGGATGATGATGGTGGGCATGATGAGTATGGACAGAGAAAGTGTCAAATTCTACCTGTTACTCCTCAAGAAAATTCTTTGTACAGCTTGGGACCAGCAGCTGAGACCCCTGGCTTCTTCAAACTACCTCAACTAA TTTGTGATCCTGTGCTTGATAAGGACAAGATCGATTCCTCCAAAGAAAAACCTGCCTCCCTTGGGGAACAGCCGAGAGAAGATGATCTTCATCCTAGTGAGAATAAACGTTGCACTGAACTGGAAGGGGTCAGTCCCAATAACTCTGCTTGGGATGGGCCCCTGCTTTCTTCTCCTTCAAACAATAACACCGAACAAACTGCCTCTGATAAAAATATACCTGAAAGTAAGAAACCTACTCCTGTGTTCTCTCAGATCTCCAACCATTCAGAGGTACCTAACAGGGGATCGTCCTGGAAAAATAGTGGATCACATAAATCAGGTTGTGAAATGAGGACTCCAGTTGTGTCCAGTTCATCAAACAGA cATGCTTTTGACAAGGATTCTGGGGAGGTGAAAGGTGAGAGAAGACTAGGCAAAGTCATTCCTGTTCTCCAAACCAGAACCAG GATGTTTTCACAATCAGATCTAGAAAAACAGAAGGACATTTATCTCAACAAAGTCATTGCTCATATAGAAGACCCCGAGGACTCTAACCAAGGTAACATGGTGACCAAAGAGTGGCTTATGAAACATGGATTGAGGTTCCATGGTAATGAGCTTACACTGGGGAGTTGTTTTGAATTCTCTTaa